Proteins encoded in a region of the Synechococcus sp. BIOS-U3-1 genome:
- a CDS encoding mechanosensitive ion channel family protein yields MLFGLGVSLYASWIIHQVNQELELGLVAQSQVNKISTTLVIASITWALMNIGQTVLRSASMRRWIQIEDQQDEAMLINVMSRLYTITVLLITVAALMVNFGVPSAAIATMLGGAGIGFSFATQQISQNFLSGFMLFFNRPFREGDWINANDLEGTVENIGWYYTRIRTFDRRPLFIPNSVFATNPIQNPGEMYNRRIRANISLRYEDLDKIDGITKEVRQRLQQHPDIDQSQIILVNFNEWDASSINMMVYCFTKTTVWKDWLDIQQSIFLEIAGIVQRSGADFAFDCTTLYPAPNIAPNAINTALGRQE; encoded by the coding sequence TTGCTGTTTGGGCTTGGCGTGTCGCTCTATGCCAGCTGGATCATCCATCAGGTCAACCAGGAACTTGAGCTAGGGCTGGTCGCTCAGTCTCAAGTGAACAAGATCTCCACAACACTGGTGATCGCCAGCATCACCTGGGCCCTGATGAATATCGGCCAGACCGTGCTGCGCTCTGCCTCGATGAGGCGATGGATTCAAATCGAGGATCAGCAGGATGAAGCCATGCTGATCAATGTGATGAGCAGGCTCTACACCATTACTGTTCTGCTGATTACCGTTGCGGCCCTGATGGTGAACTTCGGGGTTCCCTCAGCCGCAATTGCCACGATGCTCGGAGGCGCCGGCATCGGCTTCTCATTCGCAACACAGCAGATCAGCCAAAACTTCCTCTCAGGCTTCATGCTGTTTTTCAACCGCCCTTTTCGAGAAGGCGACTGGATCAACGCGAACGATCTGGAAGGGACCGTCGAAAATATTGGCTGGTATTACACGCGAATTCGCACCTTTGACCGACGACCTTTATTCATACCGAATTCAGTATTCGCAACAAATCCGATCCAAAATCCCGGTGAAATGTATAACCGCAGAATTCGCGCCAATATCAGCTTGCGCTATGAAGATCTAGACAAAATTGATGGCATCACGAAAGAAGTACGCCAGCGCCTTCAGCAACATCCAGACATTGATCAAAGTCAGATTATTCTTGTCAACTTCAACGAATGGGATGCGTCATCGATCAACATGATGGTTTACTGCTTCACCAAAACAACAGTATGGAAAGACTGGCTAGACATCCAACAATCGATTTTCCTTGAGATCGCTGGAATTGTTCAACGCAGTGGCGCTGATTTTGCCTTTGATTGCACCACACTATATCCTGCTCCAAATATCGCTCCAAATGCAA